A genomic window from Corynebacterium fournieri includes:
- a CDS encoding FABP family protein, with protein sequence MTEENNKLNGNDAVNLAAEQSKETAHRNIPELGFEDMPLAADTANLRYGPSLHDGLLALLPLVGVWSGSGQANNPSDPEGGEYAFGQQLIISHDGENYLRFESRIWRLDSEGNPTGADQREVGFWRISLKDEIEVTLTNSRGLVEIMYGEPVNERAWQITSASTIATETGPAAHGPGKRLYGLMPNNNLGWVDERAVDGEMVPYMSAELKRVAG encoded by the coding sequence ATGACTGAAGAAAACAACAAACTCAACGGCAACGACGCTGTCAATCTCGCTGCGGAGCAGTCCAAGGAAACCGCCCACCGCAACATCCCGGAGCTGGGTTTCGAGGACATGCCGCTCGCGGCGGACACCGCGAACCTGCGCTACGGGCCCTCGCTTCACGACGGTCTGCTGGCGCTTCTGCCCCTCGTCGGCGTGTGGTCCGGCTCCGGCCAGGCCAACAACCCCTCCGACCCGGAAGGCGGCGAGTACGCCTTTGGCCAGCAGCTGATCATCTCCCACGACGGCGAGAATTACCTGCGCTTCGAGTCGCGCATCTGGCGCTTGGATTCCGAGGGCAACCCCACCGGCGCGGACCAGCGCGAGGTGGGCTTCTGGCGCATCTCGCTCAAAGACGAGATCGAGGTGACGCTGACCAACTCCCGCGGCCTGGTGGAGATCATGTACGGCGAGCCGGTCAACGAGCGCGCGTGGCAGATCACCAGCGCCTCCACCATCGCCACGGAAACCGGCCCGGCCGCCCACGGCCCGGGCAAGCGCCTGTACGGCCTGATGCCGAACAACAACCTCGGCTGGGTTGACGAGCGCGCCGTCGACGGCGAGATGGTGCCCTACATGTCCGCCGAGCTGAAAAGGGTTGCGGGCTAG
- the pstS gene encoding phosphate ABC transporter substrate-binding protein PstS encodes MIRNFKRTAAIAGVVAVSSVSLVACGDSDDNAASEAVESATEAVSSDENKGDTKSGDYELSGQEGTLVAEGASSQQNAMDYFASVYASEVPGAQLAYTPSGSGAGQKQFIADQVAFAGSDSPLKDDQVQAAADRCGGNEAWHLPFVIGPVAVAYNLEGVDNLNLTVDNIVEIFQGVIKTWNDPKIAENNEGVDLPDTPINVFYRSDESGTSDNFQKFLAAASDGKWESTGKAFPNTVGTGANGSSGVAQEVNATDGAITYVEAGFADKKANIDFGNGPVELTDETVGKVLDNLEFKTEGHNMVVDSDKLFKTDTAGAYPLVLTTYEIVCSAGYDEATSKMVKDFLNVALDSQDEELAAEGFIPVGGAHADRLREAINAIK; translated from the coding sequence GTGATCCGTAACTTCAAGCGCACCGCCGCAATCGCTGGCGTCGTTGCAGTATCTTCCGTTTCCCTCGTCGCCTGCGGCGACTCCGACGACAACGCAGCTTCCGAGGCTGTTGAGTCCGCAACCGAGGCTGTCTCCTCCGACGAGAACAAGGGCGACACGAAGTCCGGCGACTACGAGCTGTCCGGCCAGGAAGGCACCCTCGTCGCTGAGGGCGCTTCCTCCCAGCAGAACGCGATGGACTACTTCGCGTCCGTCTACGCATCCGAGGTTCCGGGCGCTCAGCTCGCGTACACCCCGTCGGGCTCCGGCGCTGGCCAGAAGCAGTTCATCGCCGATCAGGTCGCCTTCGCCGGCTCCGACTCCCCGCTGAAGGACGACCAGGTCCAGGCTGCCGCTGACCGCTGCGGCGGCAACGAGGCTTGGCACCTGCCGTTCGTCATCGGCCCGGTTGCCGTCGCCTACAACCTCGAGGGCGTGGACAACCTCAACCTGACCGTCGACAACATCGTCGAGATCTTCCAGGGCGTCATCAAGACCTGGAACGACCCGAAGATCGCCGAGAACAACGAGGGCGTCGACCTTCCGGACACCCCGATCAACGTCTTCTACCGCTCCGACGAGTCCGGCACCTCCGACAACTTCCAGAAGTTCCTGGCTGCCGCTTCCGACGGCAAGTGGGAGTCCACCGGCAAGGCGTTCCCGAACACCGTCGGTACCGGCGCTAACGGCTCCTCCGGTGTTGCGCAGGAGGTCAACGCGACCGATGGCGCCATCACCTACGTCGAGGCTGGCTTCGCTGACAAGAAGGCCAACATCGACTTCGGCAACGGCCCGGTCGAGCTCACCGACGAGACCGTGGGCAAGGTGCTGGACAACCTGGAGTTCAAGACCGAGGGCCACAACATGGTCGTCGACTCCGACAAGCTGTTCAAGACCGACACCGCTGGCGCATACCCGCTGGTGCTGACCACCTACGAGATCGTCTGCTCCGCTGGCTACGACGAGGCGACCTCCAAGATGGTCAAGGACTTCCTCAACGTCGCTCTGGATTCCCAGGACGAGGAGCTCGCTGCCGAGGGCTTCATCCCGGTCGGCGGTGCACACGCTGACCGTCTGCGCGAGGCAATCAACGCCATCAAGTAA
- a CDS encoding LmeA family phospholipid-binding protein codes for MRKVAVGAVALVATLGLADTAYASHVERQLAPDGTEVQVTAAPFVFAGISGRVPRVTVRRTDADIPGPGVGTASVEMFNLKLDTPADALRGEIVGADARLVRRRIRLDGVGFGELLGITDLDIANPYDISPSGGVASEARLTGTVPGASEPATAMVTLRLSHGVFQMRPSQLIEVPQGDEDKVLDGFRIDFDTSDLPLGGPADLVQLTGGSLEFSRDRVNTVVEPADLEPLAGASTLERHD; via the coding sequence GTGCGCAAGGTTGCTGTCGGCGCAGTCGCGCTCGTCGCCACCCTCGGGCTGGCGGACACCGCCTACGCTTCCCACGTGGAGCGGCAACTCGCCCCGGACGGCACGGAAGTGCAAGTCACCGCAGCGCCATTCGTGTTCGCCGGCATCAGCGGCCGCGTTCCGCGCGTGACCGTGCGGCGCACCGACGCGGACATTCCCGGCCCGGGCGTGGGCACGGCGAGCGTGGAGATGTTCAACCTGAAGCTGGACACCCCCGCCGACGCGCTGCGCGGCGAGATTGTGGGGGCCGACGCCCGCCTCGTGCGCCGCCGCATCCGCCTCGACGGCGTGGGCTTCGGCGAGCTGCTGGGCATTACGGACTTGGACATCGCCAACCCGTACGACATCTCCCCTTCCGGCGGGGTGGCCAGCGAGGCCCGCCTGACCGGCACCGTGCCCGGCGCGAGCGAGCCTGCGACCGCGATGGTGACGCTGCGGCTATCCCACGGCGTTTTTCAGATGCGCCCGAGCCAGCTCATCGAGGTCCCGCAGGGCGACGAGGACAAGGTGCTCGACGGTTTCCGCATCGATTTCGACACCAGCGACCTGCCGCTGGGCGGGCCGGCGGATCTGGTGCAGCTGACCGGCGGCTCGCTGGAGTTCTCCCGCGACCGCGTCAACACCGTGGTTGAGCCAGCGGATCTGGAGCCGCTCGCGGGAGCGTCTACGCTTGAGAGGCATGACTGA
- the mshD gene encoding mycothiol synthase, with the protein MTVDILSAHLPGDRVRPLLRTAEAEDGIAAFSEAFVQGLDDVRVNHSHFLAEDRGKVVGCAGVAEDGSAELVVHPQRRREGIGRALAEAVRAHNPEAGLWAHGNLPGAQALAAALSLKIDRELLVMEIDAGDIPAGGVRLPEGFEDLDYDAAVARWGRDDVDKQWLAVNNDAFSWHPEQGGWDLQRLRRAREAEWFDPAGVRLLFHGDELAGFHWTKRHPDGTGEVYVVGLASAHRGEGMGGPLMQMGLEYLRGKGSPQVILYVESDNEPAVKRYRQLGFEVRESHVVYR; encoded by the coding sequence ATGACTGTCGATATCCTAAGCGCCCACCTGCCCGGCGACCGCGTACGACCCCTCCTTCGCACCGCTGAGGCCGAAGACGGCATCGCCGCCTTTTCCGAGGCCTTCGTGCAGGGGCTTGACGACGTCCGCGTGAACCACTCCCACTTCTTGGCGGAAGATCGCGGCAAAGTGGTCGGCTGCGCCGGTGTGGCTGAAGACGGTTCCGCGGAACTGGTGGTGCACCCGCAGCGCCGGCGCGAGGGGATCGGGCGCGCCCTGGCGGAGGCGGTGCGCGCCCACAATCCTGAGGCAGGGCTGTGGGCGCACGGCAACCTGCCGGGAGCGCAGGCGCTGGCGGCTGCTCTGTCGCTGAAGATCGACCGGGAGCTGCTGGTGATGGAGATTGACGCAGGCGACATTCCAGCTGGGGGAGTGCGATTGCCGGAGGGCTTTGAAGACCTGGACTACGACGCTGCGGTTGCGCGGTGGGGGCGGGACGACGTCGACAAGCAATGGCTCGCCGTCAACAACGACGCGTTTTCCTGGCACCCGGAACAAGGCGGCTGGGACCTTCAGCGGCTGCGTCGCGCACGGGAGGCGGAGTGGTTCGACCCGGCGGGCGTGCGTTTGCTGTTCCACGGCGACGAACTCGCCGGGTTCCACTGGACCAAGCGCCACCCGGATGGGACGGGGGAGGTGTATGTTGTCGGGCTCGCTTCCGCGCATCGGGGGGAGGGAATGGGGGGACCCCTGATGCAGATGGGGCTGGAGTATCTTCGCGGGAAGGGATCTCCGCAGGTCATCCTCTATGTTGAATCCGATAACGAGCCCGCGGTCAAGCGGTACCGCCAGCTCGGGTTCGAGGTCCGTGAAAGTCACGTTGTCTACAGGTAG
- the pstA gene encoding phosphate ABC transporter permease PstA: MSTAVPNNGASQVATKTSAPARASRGGENPFTDIASGRKTTNSIMGGLMWLCMILALIPLLWLLVTVVSRGMGAVLDPAWWSQDMVGVRSSKPGGGALHAIAGTLMQTLIASLFSIPIGIFTAIYLVEYSNGNRLGKLTTFMVDILSGVPSIVAALFVYALWITILGQQRSGFAVSLSLILLMIPVVVRNTEEMLRVVPMDLREASYALGVPKWKTIVRIVLPTALSGIVTGIMLAVARVMGESAPVLILVGSTPTTNWFNMFDKPQSSLPLFMLDMWKSGATGPANDRLWGAALTLVILVVTLNLLARFVAKRYSVKK; encoded by the coding sequence ATGTCTACTGCAGTACCCAACAACGGCGCCTCCCAGGTAGCCACCAAGACCTCCGCTCCGGCGCGCGCCTCCCGCGGCGGCGAGAACCCGTTCACCGACATCGCTTCGGGCCGCAAGACCACCAACTCCATCATGGGCGGCCTGATGTGGCTGTGCATGATCCTTGCCCTGATCCCGCTGCTGTGGCTGCTCGTCACCGTGGTCTCGCGCGGCATGGGCGCCGTGCTCGACCCGGCCTGGTGGAGCCAGGACATGGTCGGCGTGCGTTCCTCCAAGCCGGGCGGCGGCGCACTCCACGCGATCGCCGGTACCCTCATGCAAACGCTCATCGCGTCGCTGTTTTCCATCCCGATCGGCATCTTCACCGCTATCTACCTGGTGGAGTACTCCAACGGCAATAGGCTGGGCAAGCTGACCACCTTCATGGTGGACATCCTCTCCGGTGTGCCGTCCATCGTCGCCGCGCTGTTCGTCTACGCCCTGTGGATCACCATCCTGGGCCAGCAGCGCTCCGGCTTCGCCGTGTCGCTGTCGCTGATCCTGCTCATGATCCCGGTCGTGGTCCGCAACACCGAAGAGATGCTGCGCGTGGTCCCGATGGATCTGCGCGAGGCGTCCTACGCGCTGGGTGTTCCGAAGTGGAAGACCATCGTGCGCATCGTGCTGCCGACTGCGCTGTCCGGCATCGTCACCGGCATCATGCTCGCCGTCGCCCGTGTGATGGGCGAGTCCGCTCCGGTGCTGATCCTCGTCGGTTCCACGCCGACGACGAACTGGTTCAATATGTTTGACAAGCCGCAGTCTTCGCTGCCGCTGTTCATGCTGGACATGTGGAAGTCCGGCGCTACCGGCCCGGCAAACGACCGACTCTGGGGCGCGGCGCTGACGCTCGTGATCCTCGTTGTCACCCTGAACCTGCTCGCACGTTTTGTGGCGAAGCGCTACTCGGTCAAGAAGTAA
- the pstC gene encoding phosphate ABC transporter permease subunit PstC produces MAANDHLDRGAGPANTSDPVIQNSTGGTLTKGQEERTPVSDDANTGSGVKRPGDRVFEFFSTASATLITVLVAAIGIFLLIQAIPPLSRNEGGIVGFLTYGGGWQTANLDAMKFGIPNLFFSTITISLIALIIAMPIALGVALFLSNYCPTKLVRPLGTLVDMLAAVPSIVYGLWGAQVLGPLLGDFYKWVNSWGGDFFLFATYQNSPPFSTARNVMTGGIVLAIMILPIIAATAREIFVQTPPGQIESALALGATRWEVIRMTVIPFGMSGFIAGSMLGLGRALGETMALYMAVAPANDFRGSLFDGGTTFATAIANAAAEFNNPVSAGAYIAAGLVLFLLTFVVNSIARAIVNK; encoded by the coding sequence ATGGCTGCTAACGATCACCTCGACCGCGGTGCAGGACCCGCGAACACATCTGATCCTGTAATCCAGAACTCCACAGGCGGCACCCTGACAAAGGGACAGGAGGAGCGCACGCCCGTCAGCGACGATGCGAACACCGGTTCCGGCGTGAAGCGCCCGGGCGACCGTGTGTTTGAGTTCTTCTCTACCGCATCCGCGACCCTGATCACTGTCCTCGTCGCGGCGATCGGCATCTTTCTGCTCATCCAGGCCATCCCGCCGCTGAGCCGTAACGAAGGCGGGATCGTCGGCTTCCTCACCTACGGCGGCGGATGGCAGACGGCGAACCTGGACGCGATGAAGTTCGGTATCCCGAACCTCTTCTTCTCCACCATCACCATCTCCCTGATCGCACTGATCATCGCCATGCCGATCGCTTTGGGCGTGGCGCTGTTCCTGTCCAACTACTGCCCGACGAAGCTGGTTCGCCCGCTGGGCACCCTGGTGGACATGCTGGCCGCGGTGCCGTCCATCGTGTACGGCCTGTGGGGCGCTCAGGTGCTCGGCCCGCTGCTGGGCGACTTTTACAAGTGGGTCAACAGCTGGGGCGGCGACTTCTTCCTGTTCGCCACCTACCAGAACTCCCCGCCGTTCTCGACGGCGCGAAACGTGATGACCGGCGGCATCGTGCTGGCGATTATGATCCTGCCGATCATCGCCGCGACCGCCCGCGAGATCTTCGTGCAGACCCCTCCGGGCCAGATCGAGTCCGCCCTGGCCCTCGGCGCAACCCGCTGGGAAGTCATCCGCATGACCGTCATCCCCTTCGGAATGTCCGGCTTCATCGCCGGCTCCATGCTCGGCCTCGGCCGCGCACTCGGTGAGACCATGGCGCTGTACATGGCCGTGGCACCGGCGAACGATTTCCGCGGTTCGCTGTTCGACGGCGGCACCACCTTCGCCACCGCGATCGCCAACGCCGCCGCAGAGTTCAACAACCCGGTCTCCGCGGGCGCCTACATCGCCGCCGGCCTGGTGCTGTTCCTGCTGACCTTCGTCGTCAACTCGATCGCCCGCGCGATCGTTAACAAGTAA